The following DNA comes from Rhinolophus sinicus isolate RSC01 linkage group LG06, ASM3656204v1, whole genome shotgun sequence.
CCCTAGTGGTTCTCAGCTCACTTTGCATAATGAAAGCCCTTACACTGGTGTGAGTGGGGGCCAAGGTGTTTGGGTCTGACCTCCCTACTGCCACTCCTCCCTCTTGCTCTCAGCTGCAGTCAGTCCTGCTCTGGGCTTTTGCACTTTCCCTCTCTCCAGCCAGAAGCTCCTCCCTAGGGCTCACTCCTCACCTCCCTGCACCTTTGTTCTGTCCCTCTCTTCCTGAGGCAGTCCTTGACCACTCTGTTTAAAACCGAGTCCCAACCAGCCCCCTGCACTTCCAGCCTTCTTCCTGCCTCATTTGTTTATAACTCCTGTCatcatttaatgttttatctttttaaatgttttttgtgtgGTTGTTGTCATGCAGAGATTCAGCTCCCACTCCCTTCACAaggacgcaggatatggtgaggccaagaaAGAACAacggagccgtagataggggagtcacgccactatattctcgctggcggctggtcgagacacaaacaCGATAAtttgccagtaccccaacagggggggtcttcctgcaccccagtctcgctggcagccgggcgagatgcaggaagtaggatccacacgatctgcaatccgccacccacacttgctaactgcaatccgtgcttgctagctcagccccggcagttatatcagtggccaatggctaactggttacagctgatggccatctactacccgagccagcagcACCTTAccatgtgaggcccagagcctggaaactgcccccACAGTTGTTGTGTATTTCTCCCCACCAGAATATAAGCTCTCTGAGAGcaagaatattttgtttctttcctttacatTTGTATCCCTAAAGCTTAGACATGGTGCCTGGCATGAGGAAAATGCTCAGTAGATATTTGTTGACCGAACAAATGgatcaataaatgtcagctcttATTATCATCATTGGACCCTCTCTCAGTCACCGAAGCCAGATCTCGGGGATCTTCTGTAATCCTTTCCCTCCCTCATCACCAAATCCTGGATCCCCATCTgtgcctccttcctttcctctcttcttctgtctGTGCCTTGCCCTTCCCAGGTATGATGAAGACGTAGGTTTGAATTCTGCCTTGTTCCTGACCTTGCTGTGTGACGTTGagctggacacacacacacacacacacaaacaccagtTTCCTGTATGTATCCCGAGGGGCTTTATCAGGCTCTCTGCAATTCCTAAAGGGTTAATGGGTTCCAGGCTGGAAAGCAGAGCCAGCCTGCCTCCCCAAAGTGAGGTATCTCCCCCAGGCAGGTGAGTTAATGAGTTGCAGGTGTGACTTGCAGACACCACCTTTGCCTGGCTGGAGCTGGAAGGTAtagagggtggggagggctggaagacaaaaaaacccttttcttctttctctatcaGCTCATCTGTGAAAGCCCAAGGAGGGGTagggacttgctcaaggtcaccagcGCCTTGGAAACTAAGCTAGGGCCAGTTTCCTAACCTAACCCTTCTGAGCTGCAATGGCCTCGCTGTTAACTGGGGACTCTTGTGGCCACTAGCAGGACGCAGGGTGGAGGAGCCACATGAGGCTGGGTCTGCCACTCCGTAGCCCCCAGTAGGCAACGGTTTGCTTCCTTGTCTCTTTCCTCCTGAGCTCAGTTGCCCTTCACTCACCACTCAGAGCCTACATCTGGGACCTGCCACCAGGCCTGGGACGTCGGGGACTCTTGGAGCTCAGGCCTCTCCCACATTTTCCCTGTGCCCTCCCAAGCTTCTGTTACCTTCTGGGTTGCCTGGTGATCCAGCTTCCTGCAGCTCTCTACCTCAAATCAGTTGGAAATTTCCCAACTGGAAATTCCCATGCCACTCTCCATCTCCACCCCAGCaactaatctgtaaaatgggtttgatctttcccctccctgcctctgagCATCTTGGGAGGATCCTAAGTTCCATGGACAGGAGGAAAACAGTGGTTAGCACGCCCTCTGCTGGAAGACGTCAGACACCTTAACCACTGTTCCAACTTGCTCACACTTTGCAAGGAAGCGGTAGGTAAAAGTCAAAGACGCATGGGAGGCGAGCGGGAACCACGGATAACCCAACACTTCCAATACACCGGACACACCTATTCCTTGTCTGCATCCTCTCACCATAGCTCATAGTGGAAGAGGTTAGATTAGACCCattttactgagcatctacttgTCCCAGAGCTTCTTACTCATCActcacatttaaaacaaaattttaagaggacaaaaaagggagaaaggaggatgGGTAatagagagggaagaaaaggtggggagaggaggagagtgaTTGGGTGACCGGGAGGCCTCTCTGGAAGGGTGAAGGATCAGATAGATCCATCTACACTGGGGCTGTGGCTGTGTAGGTCCGGGTCGTCGCTCAGCCGCCAACACAGTTTGGGGAAATCTTGGCCAGTCCCTTCCACTCCCTGGGCTCAGTTTCCTCGCGTGTGAAATGGGCATGCTAACCCCTCCCCTATGCACCTCTCGTGGCTGACCGAGAGGGTGTGGAAGCGCCTTGTCGAGAGCATGCGGCGACCGCCACAAGAGGGCGCGAGAGGCTCCTGCTGGACAGCGACCATGGACATCCATTCCCATCGCCCACCAGAACGCCAGGACCCGAGAGAGCTGGCTAAGGGCCCCCTGGGCCTCCGTTTCCTTTTCTTGGAGGGGCACTCATTagttcccttctctgagcctccataagataataatagtatttcccGGGTGGTGGGTCTCGGCCTATTGATGAGCACAGATTACAAAGCATTTTCTCCACCAGCAGGTCACTTATATGCACAATTACCTGAGAGGTGGCCCTGATTTCACCCTCAATCCAAAGGTGACAAAATTCAAGCCCAGAATGGAGCCACCCGCCCAAGTTTACCTGGGGAATCAGACCTGGACATGAGTCAGTGACTCTCAGCCCTTCTCGGACTCCTCAGCAACCTCTCACTGGGAGCCTGAGCTCTGTGATAGGGGACCTTCTCTGCCAACTGTAGGGTGTATGTAGCCCAGCTGGCTCTGAGGGTTGGTGAAGGAGCAACTGCTGCTGGGAAAAGTGTGTGTGCGCAGGAGCAGCAGGTAGACGGTATGGTGTGAATAGAGGTATGATGCCCAGGAAGCACAGCTCTTGCTGGAGAGGAGGAAGATGGTGAAGACGACAAACAGGAAAATCCCCGACCTAAGTCAGGATGCCAAATGGAAGCCATTACTCCACATCAGCAACCTAACTCTGTACAAACGACaagttaatgttttcttttagacACTGATGGTCCTCATTTTCCTATAATCCTGTAAAGGaacctgatttttttcccatcagCCTATCCCCAGAACTGGAATTCCACCATTACAATGTCATTCTTAGGATTAAGATATCTTCCTAGAGTAAGAGGCATAGAAATTGCTGTCAGTTATCCACAACTTACAGGGGCATTAAGACAGCAGAGCCTTTCCAGGGGCCAGCTCACAGAGTAttagagaaggagagagaggaagccaAGGAGGTCAGATCTGCAGACATCTCCAACCTGGGAGGtgctattattatgcccattttacagaggaggaaaactgaggcacagggaggtaaCTTGATGAAGGCCACATTGCCCATGGTAGAGGAGCCAAAACTCAATCCCAGGCAGTCTGCCTGGGCCCCAGAGCCCACACTTTCAACCACCCTGCTATAGCTAGGGAGTATCACATGGTGGCTAGGGGCATGgcctctgggttcaaatcccagctgctGTGCCAtttctagctttgtgaccttgggaaaatgacTTATTTGTCTGTGCCTCCGtgtgctcatttgtaaaatgggatagtAGTGCCTGCCTCATGGGGTTCCCCTTAAATGAGAAATACCTGTAGCATCTTTAAAACAGCACCATGCATGCAGACACTGTCCGGTAAATATGGGTTATTATTCCTGAACCCTGGATGGACACATGACCTTGAAGAGACTAGAATGCTTCGGGATTCTAAAATGTCAGCCTGAGGGAGCCTGGCATCTTCCAGTGGCATTCTGATGTGTTTTGGCTGTGGCATTGTACCTGGTTTCCCATGGCTGGGTGGTGTGGGTCCGCCTGTCCATCTAGCTCAGCCCCACACAGGCAAATGAGGTGATGTCAAAGCTTGGCTGGGGCCCAGCCCCTGTaacctccccctctctctccttgcTTGTCCCTCACtcagagtcacacacacactccgGCTGGGCCCagagggaaggtgagagggaaTGACGGTggatggtgggggcaggggccatCCAAGCGTAGCTCCCGCAGCCTGGTGAACCTGTGTGCCCTGCAATTGTGGCTGGACTTGAGGGAGCCTACCCTCCCTTTAACTTTAAGTCCCAATTTGCAGTGATTCTGGAGTGTCATCCCTCCCAGTGTGTGGTGTGTGGCTGGCCACACTGGTTCACCGGCGCCCCTCCACGGCGGTGCACGGATCTGACAGCGGCCTGGCGGGGCAGCCATGACAGACGAGAAGACCTTCCGCATCGGTTTCATTGTGTTGGGGCTCTTCCTGCTTGCCCTCGGTACGTTCCTCATGAGCCATGACCGGCCCCAGGTCTATGGCACCTTCTATGCCATGGGCAGCGTCATGGTGATTGGGGGCGTCATCTGGAGCATGTGCCAGTGCTACCCCAAGGTAGGCGGTGGGATGGAGGGGCAGGTCGGCTGGGGgtcaggggccaggggccaggaagGTTAGGCTGTGCCTCTATTCCAGGCATATGCTGTGCCCCATCCTTCaattatcttttcctctttccccctttcacctctcttttcttctcttcacatTCCtgatcatccatccatcccaccTTTACTCCCTCCCTTATCATAAGGATTGACCAGAAGCCCCCTGCATCTGGAGCCCTGAACGAGGCACCACAGGGGAGACAGTAAAACCCAACACACATTATCCATGTGCTTGAAGCCAAAGTTACGGTAGTAAGTGCTTGCCCCCTGTCAGGCACTCCTGCGTTCATGGTGAAGTTCAGTCCTCATCTGGAGCTTCTGGTACCTCTGTAGTTccattttacagtggagaagccCGAGGCTCGGAAAGGTGAGATCTCATGGCTCTTAAGTGTCAGAGTTGGGATTGGAGCTCAGATATGTGTGACTTAAGGCACAGCCTCCACCTCGGAGGGCAACCCTGTGCCTCAGAGTTACTGAGAGTTCTGAGGGGGTCAGGTGTAACCTTGATGGCATGAGTTGGTCAGTACTCTATCCTTTGGAGTTTCAGTATACTCCTAGCCTTGCATGTAACTTAGTGACAGGAAGAGCACTGATTTGGGAGTCCTGAGTTCTAGTTGCAGCTCTGTCCAAACTCTCTGTATGATGTttatctttctgagcctcagtttcttacatctgcaaaatgggaccCCAATCCCCTATTTCTCCCAGCTCACAGTTATTAtgaacagagaaaagaagggaggtaGGAATGTTTTACAAACTGTAGAGTATTGTGTTTAGGTGAAGGGCTGTCACCATTACTGTTATTGATCCTCCCAACAGCCCTGTGGAATAGGCATGTCAGGAGTTGGAAGTTTTTAGTGCCCAGAAAGGTTGTGTGGCttttctaaggtcacacagctggtcacactcagggaaacaaaaatagaagCATGGATTCGAACTTGGGCTCTGTGTCTAACTGCTTGGGAGACTTTGGTcaagtcttttctctctctgagcctcagtttcctcacttgtgagTCAATGTGTGAGTCAGGAAAAGGGGATGGGAAAGGGGTTGCATCTAAGGGCCTTGCTGGTCCTGATATCTAGGGCTCTAGTCCCCAGGCAGCCCCCACCActggcagccccctccccacctcccctccgTCTGGATGACTGTGctgggggaaggggctggggtAGGAGGCAGGAGGCTCCCTGGGGACCTGCACCTggctctccccagccctgccccctccatGGGTCAGCCCCAGGCTGTCAGAATATTTGGAGCTGGGGCGGTCCTGGCTGGTTTGTAGTCATTTACCCAGCAGTTTACAGTCAACTTGCCTCTGTCTGTGAAATGCCCTGAGCAGAGGTCACGGGGAGAAGAGGTCCTTGGGGCCCAAGCTACCCACGTCACCACCTCCATTGTCATTCTCCTTCCAGTGACAAGGCTGGGCCCTGGGGGACAGCAAGGGGGCATTGCGGGGCACTACCTTGTGCCCCTTTACCAGAGGTGGCTCTGGGGTGGTGGGCAGAGTGACTGGGTGGCagtgggggatgagggagagagagaggggggagggagagggaatatTACTGTGTATTAAtgagtaactgttgatagattcATGTGTTCCTGTGTGTGGAGGCAGTATGGTGGGGTGGAAATACGTTTTGGTTTATAACAAGCCCAGATTCaaatccctcctccctcctgccccacttcTGTGACCTTGGCAGAGGGAGTCCCCTGCCTCTCCAGGCTTGCTGAGTGGGAGGAACCAGTGGGGTCTTGTATGTGGGGGAGCTAGCATCACACCTGGCACAGAGCTCGTTTGAAGGCATTATTCCTAGGATTGGTGTTTGTGGCATGGGTggtctctgtgtgtatgtgcaggTGTGGGTCTGTGTGGGTGTTAGAGCCAGCACActaagggaagggagggaggtgtgCTGTAAACCAGGGAGGCGGGCTTAGGGGCAGGGCCTGTCTCCCACATTGTTTCCTCCGTGCCTGGGCCATCCATCAGCCCTCAGCAACTGCTGGTGCCCATCCCCCTTCTCAGCACCCTCCCCTGCCGCTCAGTGCCTGACAAATGGGAATTTCCTGGATTGAAAGAAACATAAACATAAGGGACTGGAGTCAACCAATTAAGATATGGGGTTAAGGGGTAGTCGACACCAACATGAATTAAACTGCCCCTGTCTTTGAGGGGCTGGGAGTCTTGCAGGGAAGACAATTTTCTGCCTGATGGGGAGGGAGTAAGTATCACAGAGAAGATGGGCTGGGCTTTGTGGGCCAAATACAAGTTCACTGGGCAGAGAAGATGGGAAAGACATTCCAAGAACAGCATGATCAGAGACACGAGGTGAAAGAGCAAGGCAGGTGGGTCAGCATGGCTGCTGGGGTGGTGGGAGAGGACGGTAAGATGGAAAGGGGGTAGGGCTCAACTCCTCCGGGCCTCAGATGccatgctaaggagtttggacCTTACCCTTTAGTTGATGGgacaagagaaggaaatgatcAGCTTTGCAGTTCAAGAAAGTTATCAGGCTGACATCGGAAGGAGGAAGGTCCAGGGGCAAGCAGACCAGTAGGGGAGGCTCCTTCTCcggtccaggtgagagatgatggtctTCCAGGTTaaggcagaatttgaacccaagacTGTAGGAACTGGGAAGACATTTCCAGCTCATCAAATGTACAGTACCTGCTGTGGCTGGACATGGCACCGGCACTACCATTTAGCTTATCCCACTGACTTTCTCAAGTAGAGTTGGTCAAATTTGGTGGTCAGCTGGGTCTTAGGcttgagagaggaggaggaattgTGGTAAGTCTAGTAAGTGGGGCAGTAGAGATGCTGCCCCTTAGCTGAGGCGGGGCAGGGGAgctgggagaaagggaaggattGGCAGGGAAAGCAAGGTCTCTTCCTGTCTGGCTTCTGCCTCTGCCCATAGGCCCCCCATTTCCTATTCCTGCCTACTCAGCTGGAGTCCAGGATCAGGCCCCTGATTGGTGGTGACTGATCCGTCCTCTCCAGAgcccttcctcactccctcccctctctggaggGATTTGTCTAAACACAAATAGGCCTGTGCACTCTCCTGCTGAGAACTCCTCCAGGGCTCTCACTGTTTCTGGATAAACGCTGAACTCCTTAGTCTGATATTCTGCGATCTTCATGGTCTGATCGCCCCTTTCCAGCTTCAACTCTGCCTGTCCTCCTCTCTTAAAAGGACTTGTGTTCTGAGGTACTtctgcctttccttctcctctaGGCTTTTCACAGTGACGAccacgatgatgatgatgatggtgatggtggtgatggtggtgatgatgttGATGGAGGTGATGATGACGGTGgtgatagtgatgatggtgatgaggaGGAAGACGAGGATGATTACTTGTCCATGAGATAATAAAGCAGAGGAAGGGGCAGATTCTAGGAAGTACAGAGCCAGCTGGCAAGTGCAGGGCATCCTTAGTGGGTGTGGAAGATACCCAGGTGCCTGCATTATGTCCAGACATTTGGGAAGCTCCCCTCCCAGGAGTTCTGAGAACTCCTGCATCCACCATTCCCTTCTCCCCAGCAGGATGACGTTTTTACAGTGCAGACAAGTGTCTCTTACTCACTGCACTCTATGGGAAGGGAAAAGGGGGCTGAACCTATGATGCAGTAGGGTctcatcaaatatttgttaaacagaTTTCAGTTGAGGAGACCAAGACTCAGAGAAGGCAGCTTCATCTTCAGTCACATCAAACTATgatttactgagcagctactatgtgccaggaccgTGCTGGAGGATTTGTTATATATTATCTCATggaatcctcacagcaaccccgGGAGACAGGCATCACTCATccgatttttgtttttcaacgtgtggtaaaatacacataacacaaaatttatcatcttaaccatttttaaatgtacagttcagtaatgttaattttattcacattgttgtgcaacagacctccagaactcttttccatcttgcaaaactgaaactcttcGCCAATTGAACAATAAGTCCTCAATCCCCCTCCTTCCTGTCAgtagtaaccaccattctactttctttctggatgaatttgactattctagatacttcatataagtggaatcacacagaatttgtctttttttcaaaactgcctttttttttttttttaaagatttttttattggggaaggggaacagaactttattgggcaacagtgtgtacttccaggactttaccaagtcaagttgttgtccttccaatcttagttgtggagggcgcagctcagctccaggtccagttgctgttgttagttgcagggggcgctgcccaaaatcccttgcgggagtctatgagtccaaccggcaaccttgtggttgagaacccacgctccagccaactgagccatctggcactggcccatgtgggaatcgaactggcagcctttagcattaggagcacggagctcccactgcctgagccaccgggtcggccccataatttgtctttttgtaactggcttatttcttcaacttttatCCATGTTCTAGCATATGTCGGAACTTCGttcggcttttttttttttttttttttaattggggaatattggggaacactttgtttttccagggcccatcagctccaagttgttgtccttcaatctagctgtgaagggcgcagctcagcttcaagtccagtcgccgttttcaatcttagttgcagggggcgcagcccaccatcccatgtgggaaatgaaccggcagccttagttTTAAGAGCTctcactaaccaactgagccatccagcctcccctccggcagctcagtgtCAGCTTGTTACCTTcgatctaattgtggagggcacagctcactggcccatgtgggaatcgaaccggcaaccctgtggttcagagctcatgctctaaccaactgagccatccagccgcccctcacTCTGTTTTAAGGCTGGAtaacattccattgcatgtatataccacattttgtttattcattcatctgtgtGTGGACAGtcgggttgcttccacctcttgtcTACTGTGAACAATGTTGCAAATATCTCTTCGAGgctaatcccattttacagaggagcacAGAGAGGCCCTGTGAGGGGAGATGACCAGACCCCAAAAGCAGGGCTCCTACTGCCTCATCCCACTGCCTCCTTATGACCCACCGCCTCTCTGCAACCCTGTGCCCTCCCCATGGGGCTGTACTTGCAGAGACCTCTTGATCCCTGAAAGTTCAGGTACAGGTACTGGTGGGTGCAACCCCAGCCATACACTTCTCCATCCCTCACCATAGCCTCTGTGCCAAGAAACACATGGTAATAACCTGCTTTCCACTCATTCACCATATGAATGAagtgcctcctctgtgccaggcacattcTGGATACTGGATGAGGACCCTGAGAAATGACAAGATGTGATCTCCTTCAGGGCAGGGATGTCTGTCTCACTGCCTGCTGCCCCCTAgtgtgcttggcacacagcaggtgctcaataaatgttattattagaATATAGAGCCAAGTGGGAGCAGGAGCCCAGGGATCCATCCACTTACTGGTGCTGGGCCCTGAGCAGGATCCGCTCCTGTCAAAATGTGAGGCCCTGCCAAGGTGGGCCTCTCCCAGGGCATGTGGAGAGTTTAGGCCCATGGTCTGAGGGGAGCAGTGTGAAGGGCCTGTGTGAGCAGCCACAGCAAAGCCGGCTCCCCTTTGCCCTGCAGATCGCCTTTGTACCTGCTGACTCAGACTTCCAGGGCATCCTGTCCTCGAAGCCGCTGGGCTTGCTGGAGAACGGGCTCACGGCTGAGATGAAGAGGTAGGTGCCGCGCCCTCCGAGGCTGGGAGTGGGTAGAGGGGAGGGCAGTGAGCCCGTCTCCCCTTACGGAGGGGAGAGTgcgggagtggggagggaggggtggatGGTGTCTCCTTCCCTTGCTCCAGGCTCCGGCTTGGCCTTCCTGCTTACTGAGCATATACTATTAGAAATCATggattgttttgaactctgaattCCATGAGGCagccattattatccccattttatagatgaggaaactgaggcttggggactAGTTCACTAGTGGCAGACCAAACATGAAAATCAGGTTTGACCCTAAATCCCCAAAAGCTGTGACTGCTACTACTATAGCAAACAATAGAGCCCTGGTCTCTGCcccttactggctgtgtgactttgggaaaatgaCACACCTCTCTTTGTCccctttataaaatggggatactaatgGTACCTTCCTCCTGGAGTTTCAGGGAGGGTTCAGTGAGCTAATATGAGTCAAGTGCTAAGACcagaacctggcacacagtaggccctctgTAAGTGTTTGTCATCATTAGTAAGAAGCATTTCCTATGTATCAGAGACCAAATCAGGCATTTTGTAGCCATGACCTCCTTCAGTACTCATAGAAACTCTGTGAAAGGGTTTGTCCAACCCTTTATatggatgtggaaactgaggcttaagaaGTATAATCACAAGGCCCCCAAACCTCATGGGGAGTCAGTGACAGACCAGATCAGACCTGCCTTCGTCCCTGGAGGTGCTACGCCCTGGCTCACAAGCCATGGCAGAGAGCATGCCAGCGTTCCCCCTCCCTGTCCCTGGATGCTGTGACTTCATGCTCAGAAAGGCAGGCTGCAGGTCCAGGGTGAGTGGCTGGGGCCCTGGAACTCTCTCTACTTTGCTTGGGGAAGGAGGCAGTGATGGTATTTTCTGTTGCTGGCACAGAGAGTGACCAAATGTCTCAGGGGAAGGAGACGATAGAACCTGGGTGGGCATGGGGGCCAGCCTCAGGATTCATCACACAGGGAGAGCTGCTGTGACAGAGCTGAGGCTCAGGTCACCCCGAGTCTGGGCTCCTTCTGGTTAGTCCCCAGTCCTAAGCAAGGGAACCTCACTTTCCAAAGGGTCTGTAGACGGCATTAGAAAACATGGCGCCTGGGGCCCCACTCACAATGCTCAGTGTCTCAGTCACATGGGCAAGTCAGCtagtctctgtgcctcagtttcctccagtATCTCCCAGAGTTACGGGGAGGCTGCCTGACAGAGCCCGGCAGGCAAGAAGCTCGCAATAGCCGCGCAATTACTGGAGTCCTCATCTGAAAAGCAGGAACCATCATTCTGCTTGTTCAGAATAAAAGGGACGATATGCATAAAGCCGTTAGCCCACCAGCTGGAACCCAGCAAACTCTCAGTCTTCTGGTCTTCATTTTGCAGTTGCACTTTTGGGGTTAACTTTGGGGACATGCAGTGAAAGGAACACTGGGCTGAGAGTCTGAGCTTGGCCACTTCCCTTCGCTTGctgggcctcagcctcctcatccATGAACCAGGTCCAGTAAAAATAACCTGAAGGCTTGTTTGAGATCAGGGAGACCAGGTGGACAGAGCAGGCGGGCCAGGGGACAGCACTGATGTCTGTTGAACGAATCTTTGCACACCCACCTGTTCTCTCTCCCGCTGTCTGCCGTTCACCCTTCTAGCCTCCAGCCCCCCTATGTCAGGCTGTGGGAGGAAGCCGCCTATGACCAGAGCCTGCCCGACTTCAGCCACATCCGGATGAAGGTCCTGGGCTACAGTGAGGACCCCCGCCCCCTGCTAGTCCCTGAGCGGGCACAGCAGCAGCTGGAAGCCAGTGAGAGAGGAGCAGGGGGCCTTCCTGATGCTCAGGCCTGGATGGAGGCTGCCGTGGTCGTCCACAGGGGCTCAGa
Coding sequences within:
- the BSND gene encoding barttin; this encodes MTDEKTFRIGFIVLGLFLLALGTFLMSHDRPQVYGTFYAMGSVMVIGGVIWSMCQCYPKIAFVPADSDFQGILSSKPLGLLENGLTAEMKSLQPPYVRLWEEAAYDQSLPDFSHIRMKVLGYSEDPRPLLVPERAQQQLEASERGAGGLPDAQAWMEAAVVVHRGSEEDEGERNPTQSRPGPPACPQAPAPLASFQDDLDLGSSESGSPNPSPPEGEEPGPQPREPWACRYRLDRFHDFALIDAPTSEDAPPEGQWQDTALPSYWQRSPRTKEEEAASDAGVEEPEQEEEDLYYGLPDSPGDPLPDKELGFEPDAQG